One Xyrauchen texanus isolate HMW12.3.18 chromosome 34, RBS_HiC_50CHRs, whole genome shotgun sequence genomic window carries:
- the LOC127627770 gene encoding inositol-trisphosphate 3-kinase C-like, whose product MTKTPDTPAPCPGMGDIHGNVRVPVPELIVTEPCVSQSDQSPHGPCSGSHPDEESFCSDSGLSGSPASSLALRKLSNSSSTGLSPASSFEECEEDFMGYSDNNQSLTRDGGLCPGEPVTTDLWKKSKNMVNWSPPLPMKKRSPWVQVVGHAGNFQTDSDGRLLKKYCECEQQCFLQLMSDSLRPFVPCYYGVTQHDQQDYNLMDDLLAEFDSPCIMDCKMGSRTYLEEELRKARECPQPRKDMYEKMIAVDPDAPTAEERVQQAVLKTRYMQWRETLSSTATIGFRIEGIKKSGGTCNTNFKRTKYKDEVIQALEDFVDNNMLILRNYQQRLEELRVVLEKSDFFKAHEVVGSSLLFVHDQTGKAGIWMIDFGKTVPMPAPLTLDHRSPWVEGNREDGYLWGLDNFIDILTNMLPKK is encoded by the exons ATGACCAAAACGCCCGATACCCCAGCACCCTGTCCGGGTATGGGTGATATCCATGGCAACGTTCGTGTGCCTGTTCCTGAACTGATTGTGACAGAGCCTTGTGTCAGCCAGAGTGACCAGAGCCCCCACGGACCCTGCTCAGGCTCTCATCCTGACGAGGAGTCCTTCTGCTCGGACAGTGGGCTTAGCGGCTCTCCAGCCTCGTCCCTTGCGCTGCGAAAGCTCTCCAACTCGTCCTCCACCGGTCTCTCGCCAGCTTCGTCTTTTGAGGAATGTGAAGAGGATTTTATGGGATACAGTGACAATAATCAGTCACTGACGCGAGACGGTGGCTTGTGTCCAGGTGAACCGGTCACG ACTGATCTGTGGAAGAAGTCAAAGAATATGGTAAACTGGTCTCCCCCTTTGCCAATGAAAAAGCGCTCTCCCTGGGTGCAGGTGGTCGGCCATGCAG GAAACTTTCAGACGGACAGTGATGGAAGACTGCTGAAGAAGTACTGTGAGTGTGAGCAGCAGTGTTTTCTGCAGCTCATGAGCGACTCGCTGCGGCCCTTCGTTCCCTGCTACTATGGCGTGACTCAGCATGACCAGCAGGATTACAACCTCATGGACGACCTGCTCGCTGAATTTGACTCTCCCTGCATTATGGACTGCAAAATGGGAAGCCG GACTTACCTGGAGGAGGAGTTGAGGAAGGCCCGGGAGTGTCCTCAGCCACGAAAGGACATGTATGAAAAAATGATTGCAGTGGACCCGGACGCCCCCACTGCTGAGGAGCGAGTCCAGCAGGCAGTACTCAAAACTAGATATATGCAGTGGAGGGAAACTCTCAGCTCAACGGCCACCATAGGCTTTCGCATTGAGGGCATCAAG AAATCAGGTGGCACTTGTAACACCAACTTCAAGAGAACCAAGTATAAAGATGAGGTGATCCAAGCTCTGGAGGACTTTGTGGACAACAATATGCTAATCCTG AGGAACTACCAACAACGATTAGAGGAACTACGGGTCGTGCTGGAAAAATCAGATTTCTTCAAAGCACATGAG GTCGTGGGCAGCTCCTTATTATTTGTCCATGACCAGACTGGAAAGGCTGGAATCTGGATGATAGACTTTGGAAAGACTGTGCCCATGCCAGCCCCTCTCACCTTGGACCACCGCAGCCCATGGGTGGAGGGCAACAGAGAAGACGGGTACCTCTGGGGCCTGGACAATTTTATTGACATTCTGACCAACATGCTCCCAAAGAAATGA
- the LOC127628110 gene encoding signal-induced proliferation-associated 1-like protein 1: protein MESEKMTALFWDLDYSVSTIPPQAPPLHLTSSEFSSVDHSSHMQNSHNSLDWTSKGEWHMVTATRSLLGRERRGQRASLQDQKTVSYNSLPRAHFLQPNRESSAFSPYTNDFWLNGRDAKNIAESPRNGPEIYHLTRAGFYSPQISRSKHFETGQFAKRVSKGLSSTNNIKEFYAHTLPCPCSKTAVLKLSPLCCKPQEVKTSVVEKPLLMRAVISRTTPNSSQLSKKDLSLLQPREDHDNKNQDQNCSNLQEPNIKPVQTPGQQSFSLHHSAQSQNLFSGDISTKDQLTINTHLFPKLQSRPNQSATLSPSLLKASQEKFSLNDDITSSQGDPDQLCEHHASPSQPYSINKQKKKQQSEYRDPGDVRNKNHLKSEMDVTSKNVFGQPRVIASLRAPCSPRPVRKSTVVEELKKLIVMDDTEDNAQGDSSCSQQTEVGLCSSSRTPGSCTSFLLSSPAHQSYPESPTLTPIHLSLQTSPTECWAMPEQTESDLWDRDHQSDSELLPLPSTACDLDWNSLVQAAQAYETQRMAIHLSEINPIPSRSDTPSHGTYKIHNSSAYCSGEDTDSDMFIDFPDQLSHLEGMLRQLSSDLLKEKRDKVALLAEVLKLRICNQHLKDESHCAIAQLHKISKILNTTPGDVE, encoded by the exons ATGGAATCCGAGAAGATGACTGCGTTATTCTGGGATCTGGATTACTCTGTGTCTACAATTCCTCCACAGGCTCCACCTCTACATTTGACCAGTTCTGAATTCAG TTCTGTTGATCATAGCTCTCACATGCAAAATAGCCACAACAGCTTGGATTGGACTTCAA AAGGAGAGTGGCATATGGTAACAGCCACTCGCTCATTGCTTGGCAGGGAGAGAAGAGGCCAGAGGGCGAGCCTGCAGGACCAAAAGACGGTGTCCTATAACAGCTTGCCAAGA GCACATTTTCTACAGCCAAATAGAGAATCAAGTGCATTTTCACCCTACACTAATGACTTTTGGTTGAATGGTAGAGATGCCAAGAACATTGCTGAGTCTCCCAGGAATGGTCCTGAAATATATCATCTGACACGGGCAGGCTTCTACAGTCCACAGATCTCAAGATCCAAGCATTTTGAAACTGGCCAGTTTGCAAAAAGAGTTTCAAAAGGATTGTCTTCTACAAACAACATTAAGGAGTTCTATGCTCACACATTACCTTGTCCGTGCTCCAAGACAGCTGTTCTCAAACTCAG CCCCTTGTGCTGCAAGCCTCAAGAGGTTAAAACTTCTGTGGTGGAAAAGCCTCTTTTGATGAGGGCTGTGATTTCTCGAACTACACCAAACTCAAGTCAGCTCAGCAAGAAAGATCTCAGCTTGCTCCAGCCAAGAGAGGATCACGACAACAAGAACCAGGACCAGAATTGTTCCAATTTGCAGGAGCCCAATATAAAACCTGTGCAGACTCCTGGTCAGCAGTCATTCAGCCTACATCATTCTGCTCAAAGCCAGAATTTGTTCAGTGGGGATATTTCTACCAAGGATCAACTTACTATTAACACGCATCTATTCCCTAAACTCCAGTCTAGACCAAACCAGTCTGCAACACTCAGTCCAAGTTTGCTAAAGGCAAGTCAAGAGAAATTTAGCCTGAATGATGACATTACATCCTCTCAGGGTGATCCTGACCAGCTCTGTGAACATCATGCCTCTCCGTCTCAACCTtattccatcaataaacaaaagaagaaacaaCAATCAGAATATCGAGATCCTGGTGATGTCAGAAACAAAAACCATTTAAAAAG TGAGATGGACGTGACCTCAAAGAACGTGTTTGGCCAGCCACGAGTAATTGCATCACTGCGAGCTCCATGTTCCCCACGGCCTGTTCGGAAGAGCACAGTGGTAGAGGAACTGAAAAAACTCATTGTGATGGATGACACAGAGGACAATGCTCAGGGTGACTCA TCATGTTCCCAACAAACAGAGGTGGGGCTTTGCAGCAGTTCACGAACACCAGGTTCATGCACAAGTTTTTTGTTATCCAGTCCTGCTCACCAGTCATATCCAGAGTCCCCAACACTCACACCAATCCATCTCTCTCTGCAAACAAGTCCCACAG AATGCTGGGCAATGCCTGAGCAGACTGAATCTGATCTATGGGACAGAGACCATCAGTCTGATTCTGAACTTCTGCCTCTTCCAAGCACGGCCTGTGATCTTGATTGGAATAGTCTTGTTCAGGCAGCCCAAGCCTATGAGA CACAAAGAATGGCAATTCATCTGTCGGAAATCAATCCTATACCAAGCAGGTCAGACACGCCATCCCATGGGACTTACAAGATCCACAATTCCAGTGCTTATTGCAGCGGAGAGGATACAGA CAGTGACATGTTCATCGACTTTCCGGACCAACTCTCTCACCTGGAAGGCATGCTTAGGCAACTGAGTAGTGATCTACTGAAG GAGAAGAGAGACAAGGTGGCTCTGCTCGCAGAGGTGTTGAAGCTTCGCATTTGCAACCAGCATCTGAAAGACGAGTCCCATTGTGCAATTGCGCAATTACACAAAATCAGCAAAATTTTAAACACAACACCTGGAGATGTTGAGTAA